The proteins below are encoded in one region of Solenopsis invicta isolate M01_SB chromosome 8, UNIL_Sinv_3.0, whole genome shotgun sequence:
- the LOC105192837 gene encoding protein yellow isoform X1, giving the protein MIYYEKERLNIKMKNSRNWNCIFVSIFLLLWIGNIDGIQLWGMQYGRAPLLEKFTWKKMDFAYPDERSRQLARASGEYVPENSLPVGIEIWRNKLFVTIPRWRDGIPSTLNYIPLDANQGSSPKLIPYPNWAQNKAGVCGSGLTTVYRIHVDACDRLWALDTGTIGIDETTVQVCPYTLNVFDLTTDKLLRQYRLRSEDINQNTFIANIAVDLGKGGCNDAFAYMSDELGYGLIVYSWQQNTSWRITHSYFMPDPLAGDYNIGGLNFQWGTEGIFGLSLSPILADGYRTLFFHPLSSYREFAVSTRILRDPQLSQNSYHEFQVLSSRGPLSHCTASVMDENGLQFFNLIDRNAIGCWNSVLPYAPINQAIVARHDEALIFPADIKVKRGLLWIMSDRMPIFLLSSLNYTDVNFRILTMPVQAAVAGTVCDNTPWSFTKNQIW; this is encoded by the exons ATGATATATTATG aaaaggagagattaaacatcaaaatgaaaaattctcGCAATTGGAATTGCATCTTCGTTTCGATTTTCCTATTACTATGGATCGGAAATATCGACGGGATTCAATTATGGGGCATGCAGTATGGACGTGCTCCGCTTTTGGAGAAATTTACTTGGAAAAAAATGGACTTCGCTTATCCTGACGAGCGCAGCCGACAGTTAGCTAGAGCAAGTGGTGAATACGTGCCGGAAAATTCTCTGCCGGTTGGCATCGAAATCTGGAGGAACAAGCTGTTCGTCACGATACCACGATGGCGCGATG GAATACCGTCTACGTTGAATTATATACCGTTGGACGCTAATCAAGGTAGCTCACCAAAACTTATACCTTATCCGAATTGGGCTCAGAATAAGGCCGGTGTTTGCGGTAGCGGATTGACCACTGTTTACAG aatCCACGTGGATGCATGTGATAGATTGTGGGCGTTGGATACTGGGACAATAGGGATCGACGAAACGACTGTACAAGTCTGTCCTTACACCCTGAACGTGTTCGACTTGACTACAGATAAGCTACTCAGGCAATACAGGCTCAGATCGGAGGACATCAATCaa AACACTTTTATCGCGAACATCGCGGTTGATCTGGGAAAAGGCGGTTGCAACGATGCCTTCGCTTACATGTCCGACGAACTCGGCTACGGCCTGATCGTGTACTCGTGGCAACAAAATACGTCCTGGCGAATAACGCACAGTTACTTTATGCCAGATCCTCTGGCGGGTGATTACAATATAGGAGGATTGAACTTCCAATGGGGAACTGAAGGTATATTTGGATTAAGTCTGTCACCAATATTAGCAGACGGCTACCGGACGCTTTTCTTTCATCCTCTCAGTAGCTATCGAGAATTCGCGGTGTCCACGAGGATTCTAAGAGACCCACAGTTGTCTCAAAACAGTTATCACGAGTTTCAG GTGTTGTCGTCGAGAGGGCCGCTTTCTCATTGCACAGCATCCGTAATGGACGAGAACGGACTTCAGTTCTTCAACTTAATTGATCGGAATGCAATCGGCTGTTGGAATTCCGTATTACCTTACGCGCCGATCAATCAGGCGATCGTCGCGAGGCACGACGAGGCTCTGATTTTCCCAGCAGATATTAAG GTGAAGCGCGGCTTACTCTGGATCATGTCGGATCGGATGCCGATCTTCTTGCTGTCGTCCCTGAATTACACGGACGTGAACTTCAGAATACTCACTATGCCGGTTCAGGCGGCAGTCGCCGGGACGGTCTGCGATAACACGCCGTGGAGCTTTACCAAGAATCAAATCTGGTAG
- the LOC105192837 gene encoding protein yellow isoform X2 → MKNSRNWNCIFVSIFLLLWIGNIDGIQLWGMQYGRAPLLEKFTWKKMDFAYPDERSRQLARASGEYVPENSLPVGIEIWRNKLFVTIPRWRDGIPSTLNYIPLDANQGSSPKLIPYPNWAQNKAGVCGSGLTTVYRIHVDACDRLWALDTGTIGIDETTVQVCPYTLNVFDLTTDKLLRQYRLRSEDINQNTFIANIAVDLGKGGCNDAFAYMSDELGYGLIVYSWQQNTSWRITHSYFMPDPLAGDYNIGGLNFQWGTEGIFGLSLSPILADGYRTLFFHPLSSYREFAVSTRILRDPQLSQNSYHEFQVLSSRGPLSHCTASVMDENGLQFFNLIDRNAIGCWNSVLPYAPINQAIVARHDEALIFPADIKVKRGLLWIMSDRMPIFLLSSLNYTDVNFRILTMPVQAAVAGTVCDNTPWSFTKNQIW, encoded by the exons atgaaaaattctcGCAATTGGAATTGCATCTTCGTTTCGATTTTCCTATTACTATGGATCGGAAATATCGACGGGATTCAATTATGGGGCATGCAGTATGGACGTGCTCCGCTTTTGGAGAAATTTACTTGGAAAAAAATGGACTTCGCTTATCCTGACGAGCGCAGCCGACAGTTAGCTAGAGCAAGTGGTGAATACGTGCCGGAAAATTCTCTGCCGGTTGGCATCGAAATCTGGAGGAACAAGCTGTTCGTCACGATACCACGATGGCGCGATG GAATACCGTCTACGTTGAATTATATACCGTTGGACGCTAATCAAGGTAGCTCACCAAAACTTATACCTTATCCGAATTGGGCTCAGAATAAGGCCGGTGTTTGCGGTAGCGGATTGACCACTGTTTACAG aatCCACGTGGATGCATGTGATAGATTGTGGGCGTTGGATACTGGGACAATAGGGATCGACGAAACGACTGTACAAGTCTGTCCTTACACCCTGAACGTGTTCGACTTGACTACAGATAAGCTACTCAGGCAATACAGGCTCAGATCGGAGGACATCAATCaa AACACTTTTATCGCGAACATCGCGGTTGATCTGGGAAAAGGCGGTTGCAACGATGCCTTCGCTTACATGTCCGACGAACTCGGCTACGGCCTGATCGTGTACTCGTGGCAACAAAATACGTCCTGGCGAATAACGCACAGTTACTTTATGCCAGATCCTCTGGCGGGTGATTACAATATAGGAGGATTGAACTTCCAATGGGGAACTGAAGGTATATTTGGATTAAGTCTGTCACCAATATTAGCAGACGGCTACCGGACGCTTTTCTTTCATCCTCTCAGTAGCTATCGAGAATTCGCGGTGTCCACGAGGATTCTAAGAGACCCACAGTTGTCTCAAAACAGTTATCACGAGTTTCAG GTGTTGTCGTCGAGAGGGCCGCTTTCTCATTGCACAGCATCCGTAATGGACGAGAACGGACTTCAGTTCTTCAACTTAATTGATCGGAATGCAATCGGCTGTTGGAATTCCGTATTACCTTACGCGCCGATCAATCAGGCGATCGTCGCGAGGCACGACGAGGCTCTGATTTTCCCAGCAGATATTAAG GTGAAGCGCGGCTTACTCTGGATCATGTCGGATCGGATGCCGATCTTCTTGCTGTCGTCCCTGAATTACACGGACGTGAACTTCAGAATACTCACTATGCCGGTTCAGGCGGCAGTCGCCGGGACGGTCTGCGATAACACGCCGTGGAGCTTTACCAAGAATCAAATCTGGTAG